In the Mya arenaria isolate MELC-2E11 chromosome 11, ASM2691426v1 genome, one interval contains:
- the LOC128207294 gene encoding uncharacterized protein LOC128207294 gives MPRSYVDNAYNRSVGRVGMPVGSMVISRSSGGGGGGFSSGGGSGFSSGGGNGYSYGGGDYSGYSGSSTKAYVDNSYNRSVGRVGLPVGSMPISKSGSGGGSYGSADCYVDNAYNRAAGRVGMPMGSMPIHKGESASGSRRSYESSIPELGVRSNTYVDNAYNRSAGRVGMPMGSMPIHKGESASGNHRSYESSSLELIVRSKTYVDNAYNRSHDRVGMERGTAVVSKSDRRSPDTARYSRPTSSTSGLYTDNAQNQKLGRVGLPKGSAPVSRKDPGSTKVYVDNYMNRKLGRVGKIVGTAVYHKKTGKVSKEFYANSPQNQKLDRAGKPRGCRPVSRKCGITKGIPKMLEKLQNGEELVDFGDYRGIDDDFYTGISENGYLELFDQAVYRLNRQNEEMEWKKAHGAKPKTRASLLTNFQESIPFSELSLSPEKKIGEGTFGEVFLTEWNGSAVAVKKLKVTQFSKRLEDDFKREILTFSALDHPSIVKFLGACVERPNFCIVMEYMQMSLYDALHTVPDITFTETERLDIITDVCKGIQYLHCERIAHCDLKTLNILINYTEGKTCIAKITDFGLSLVKNSTQSGTSSRGGAIVCYAGTPRYSAPEVLRGEMLKASDMMKADIWSLGLVIFETIFDEEPFYNLSLIQLKKQVGEKRLKPEINDDIIVNPDVMAALFQTWRNAPRDRIDIGELTEVVELAQYLYVQ, from the exons ATGCCTCGTTCGTACGTGGACAACGCGTATAACCGCAGCGTTGGGCGCGTTGGGATGCCTGTTGGCAGTATGGTTATTTCCAGGAGCAGCGGCGGAGGTGGTGGCGGATTCAGCAGCGGAGGTGGTAGCGGATTTAGCAGCGGAGGTGGTAACGGATATAGTTATGGCGGTGGTGATTATAGCGGCTATTCAGGGTCGTCCACCAAAGCGTATGTTGATAACTCGTACAACCGAAGTGTCGGACGAGTGGGTTTGCCTGTTGGCAGTATGCCAATTTCTAAAAGCGGAAGCGGAGGTGGAAGTTACGGCTCGGCGGACTGCTACGTAGACAATGCATACAATCGCGCAGCAGGTCGTGTAGGTATGCCGATGGGGAGCATGCCAATACACAAAGGAGAATCGGCGTCCGGAAGTCGCCGATCCTATGAGAGTTCGATCCCGGAGCTAGGTGTACGCTCGAACACCTACGTCGACAACGCGTATAATCGTTCTGCAGGCCGTGTAGGTATGCCGATGGGGAGCATGCCAATACACAAAGGAGAATCGGCGTCCGGAAACCATCGATCCTATGAGAGTTCGAGTCTGGAGCTAATTGTACGCTCGAAAACCTACGTCGATAACGCGTATAATCGGTCCCATGACCGTGTCGGAATGGAACGCGGTACAGCTGTGGTTAGCAAATCCGACAGGCGAAGCCCGGATACTGCCAGGTACTCCCGACCAACATCATCTACATCGGGCTTGTACACGGACAACGCCCAAAACCAGAAATTAGGTCGGGTTGGTCTGCCTAAGGGGAGTGCACCCGTCTCTAGAAAAGACCCTGGTAGTACTAAGGTGTACGTGGATAACTACATGAACCGGAAGCTGGGTCGCGTTGGTAAGATTGTTGGAACGGCCGTGTACCACAAGAAAACGGGAAAAGTTAGCAAGGAGTTTTACGCGAACAGCCCGCAGAATCAGAAGTTGGACAGGGCGGGGAAACCAAGAGGGTGCCGCCCGGTGTCCCGGAAATGCGGAATCACCAAGGGCATACCGAAGATGCTGGAGAAACTCCAGAATGGAGAAGAG TTGGTGGATTTTGGGGACTATCGTGGTATTGACGACGACTTCTACACCGGTATATCCGAAAACGGATACCTGGAGCTGTTTGATCAGGCCGTATACCGCCTGAACAGACAGAATGAAGAGATGGAATGGAAAAAGGCCCACGGGGCCAAGCCAAAAACAAGGGCGTCCCTTTTGACGAATTTCCAAGAGAGTATACCGTTCTCGGAGCTTAGTCTAAGTCCTGAAAAGAAGATTGGCGAAGGCACGTTCGGGGAGGTGTTTCTGACGGAATGGAATGGAAGCGCCGTTGCCGTGAAGAAACTGAAAGTCACACAGTTCAGCAAGCGACTTGAGGATGATTTTAAGCGCGAAATTCTGACCTTCAGCGCTCTTGATCATCCAAGCATCGTTAAGTTCCTTGGCGCATGCGTAGAACGTCCGAATTTTTGCATCGTCATGGAGTACATGCAGATGAGTCTCTATGACGCCCTGCATACCGTGCCCGATATCACGTTCACTGAGACGGAACGTCTAGACATTATAACTGACGTCTGCAAAGGCATTCAATACTTACATTGTGAACGAATCGCACACTGCGACTTGAAAACCCTAAACATTCTGATCAATTACACGGAAGGGAAAACGTGCATCGCAAAAATCACAGATTTTGGCCTCAGTCTCGTAAAGAACAGCACGCAGTCAGGAACATCTTCAAGGGGCGGCGCGATCGTCTGTTATGCAGGCACGCCCCGTTATTCTGCACCGGAGGTTCTGCGAGGAGAAATGTTGAAGGCTTCGGACATGATGAAGGCCGATATCTGGTCGCTAGGTCTTGTCATTTTTGAGACTATTTTTGATGAAGAGCCATTCTACAATCTGAGCTTGATACAGCTAAAAAAGCAGGTTGGTGAAAAACGACTGAAACCGGAAATAAATGATGACATCATCGTTAATCCTGACGTCATGGCGGCATTGTTTCAGACATGGAGAAACGCACCGAGAGACCGCATTGACATCGGAGAACTTACTGAAGTAGTTGAGTTAGCACAGTATTTGTATGTTCAGTAG